A genome region from Tursiops truncatus isolate mTurTru1 chromosome 15, mTurTru1.mat.Y, whole genome shotgun sequence includes the following:
- the PTPN1 gene encoding tyrosine-protein phosphatase non-receptor type 1 isoform X5 — protein MEEAQRSYILTQGPLPNTCGHFWEMVWEQKSRGVVMLNRVMEKGSLKCAQYWPQKEEEEMIFEDTNLKLTLISEDIKSYYTVRQLELENLTSQETREILHFHYTTWPDFGVPESPASFLNFLFKVRESGSLSMEYGPIVVHCSAGIGRSGTFCLADTCLLLMDKRKDPSSVDIKKVLLEMRKFRMGLIQTADQLRFSYLAVIEGAKFIMGDSSVQEQWKELSHEDLEPPPEHIPPPPRPPKRILEPHNGKCKEFFANHQWVTAETEEVKEDGPVKEETRTLLTAPCSLESASQDTEVRRRVAGAGPAQGEPSLPKEEQDQAPTHWKPFLVNVCVATVLTAGAYLCYRVCFH, from the exons GGCCCTTTGCCCAATACCTGCGGTCACTTTTGGGAGATGGTGTGGGAGCAGAAAAGCAGGGGCGTTGTCATGCTCAACAGAGTGATGGAGAAAGGCTCG TTAAAATGTGCACAGTACTGgccacaaaaagaagaagaagaaatgatctTTGAAGACACAAATTTGAAATTGACATTGATCTCTGAAGATATTAAGTCATATTACACAGTACGACAACTAGAATTGGAAAACCTCACA TCTCAAGAAACTCGAGAGATCTTACATTTCCATTATACCACGTGGCCTGACTTTGGAGTCCCTGAATCTCCAGCCTCGTTTCTGAACTTTCTTTTCAAAGTCCGCGAGTCGGGGTCGCTCAGCATGGAGTACGGCCCCATTGTGGTGCACTGCAGTGCTGGCATCGGCAGATCGGGGACCTTCTGTCTGGCTGACACCTGCCTCTTGCTG ATGGACAAAAGGAAAGACCCTTCTTCTGTTGATATCAAGAAAGTTCTGTTAGAAATGCGGAAATTTCGGATGGGACTGATCCAGACAGCAGACCAGCTCCGTTTCTCCTACCTGGCTGTGATCGAAGGCGCCAAGTTCATCATGGGAGACTCTTCAGTACAG GAACAATGGAAAGAGCTCTCCCACGAGGACCTGGAGCCTCCACCCGAGcacatccccccacctccccggcCTCCCAAACGAATCCTGGAGCCACACAATGGGAAGTGCAAGGAGTTCTTCGCAAACCACCAGTGGGTGACAGCTGAGACTGAGGAGGTTAAAGAAGACGGGCCCGTCAAGGAAGAAACCAGAACCCTCTTAACCGCCCCCTGCAGCCTGGAAAG CGCGAGTCAAGACACTGAAGTCCGGAGGCGGGTCGCGGGGGCAGGTCCCGCCCAGGGGGAGCCATCGCTGCCCAAGGAGGAGCAGGACCAGGCGCCGACTCACTGGAAGCCCTTCCTGGTCAACGTGTGCGTGGCCACGGTCCTCACAGCCGGCGCGTACCTCTGCTACAGGGTATGTTTTCACTGA